From a single Variovorax paradoxus genomic region:
- the ligK gene encoding 4-carboxy-4-hydroxy-2-oxoadipate aldolase/oxaloacetate decarboxylase yields MSSSNTLQQLGVVHRNVARADAAAVEKLSRFGVSTVHEALGRLGLMQPRIRPIHPDARFCGSAVTVLLQPGDNWMLHVAAEQIQPGDVVVAACTSDSTDGFFGDLLATSFQARGCKGLVIDGGVRDVRDLHAMGFPVFSRAIHSKGTIKATLGSVNVPVVCAGALVYPGDVVVADIDGVVVVPAARAQQVADAAEAREANEAAKRARFAAGELGLDMYAMREPLAKAGLRYVD; encoded by the coding sequence ATGTCTTCTTCCAACACCCTCCAGCAGCTTGGCGTGGTCCACCGCAACGTGGCGCGCGCGGATGCCGCCGCCGTCGAAAAGCTCTCGCGCTTCGGCGTATCGACCGTGCACGAGGCGCTCGGCCGGCTCGGGCTGATGCAGCCGCGCATCCGTCCGATCCATCCCGATGCGCGCTTCTGCGGATCGGCCGTCACGGTGCTGCTGCAGCCCGGCGACAACTGGATGCTGCATGTGGCGGCCGAGCAGATCCAGCCCGGCGACGTGGTGGTCGCGGCCTGCACCAGCGACAGCACCGACGGCTTTTTCGGCGACCTGCTCGCCACCTCCTTCCAGGCACGCGGCTGCAAGGGCCTGGTGATCGACGGCGGCGTGCGCGACGTGCGCGACCTCCACGCGATGGGCTTCCCCGTGTTCAGCCGCGCCATCCATTCGAAGGGCACGATCAAGGCCACGCTCGGCTCGGTCAACGTACCGGTGGTGTGCGCGGGTGCGCTGGTGTATCCGGGCGATGTGGTGGTGGCCGACATCGACGGCGTGGTGGTGGTGCCTGCGGCACGCGCGCAGCAGGTGGCCGACGCGGCCGAAGCGCGCGAGGCCAACGAAGCGGCCAAGCGCGCGCGCTTCGCGGCCGGCGAGCTCGGGCTCGACATGTACGCCATGCGCGAGCCGCTCGCCAAGGCGGGCCTGCGCTACGTCGACTGA
- a CDS encoding VOC family protein, whose product MTSKNTICLWYDGTALDAAKFYAETFPDSAVGAVHRAPGDYPSGKQGDVLTVEFTVMGIPCLGLNGGPAFKHNEAFSFQVATDDQAETDRLWNAIVDNGGQESACGWCKDKWGLSWQITPRALTAAITDPDRAAAKRAFEAMMEMGKIDIAAIEAARRG is encoded by the coding sequence ATGACGAGCAAGAACACGATCTGTCTCTGGTACGACGGCACCGCGCTGGACGCCGCGAAGTTCTACGCCGAGACCTTCCCGGACAGCGCGGTGGGAGCGGTCCATCGCGCGCCAGGCGACTACCCCTCGGGCAAGCAGGGCGATGTCCTGACGGTCGAGTTCACGGTAATGGGCATCCCTTGCCTCGGCCTGAACGGAGGCCCGGCGTTCAAGCACAACGAGGCTTTCTCGTTCCAGGTCGCGACCGACGACCAGGCCGAAACCGACCGCTTGTGGAATGCGATTGTCGACAACGGCGGCCAGGAAAGCGCATGCGGCTGGTGCAAGGACAAGTGGGGGCTGTCGTGGCAGATCACGCCACGCGCCCTGACAGCCGCGATCACCGATCCCGACCGAGCAGCCGCCAAGCGCGCGTTCGAAGCAATGATGGAGATGGGAAAGATCGACATCGCGGCGATCGAGGCGGCCCGGCGCGGTTGA
- a CDS encoding DUF1932 domain-containing protein, whose translation MGITLGIVGCGEVGGIFGRGLLHKEGIEAVWVWDLKFADPDSGAAARAAAEADGLRVASGMQALCAAADLVISAVTASSTFAVAEEAARHARAGSRFLDLNSASPGTKQQAGAALEAAGVGYVEAGVMTSVPPYGIRVPMLLGGAQAESLAATLCAWGLDARAVSERLGVASAIKMSRSIMIKGLEALVIESYTTARRYGVEAHVLPTLAETFPQIDWERQGAYFFSRVVQHGKRRAEEMREAAQTVRETGFEPFMAAAIAGKQDWVAQQTRTGLFDGLDGKSPWQDYADRLIGRGQGGEK comes from the coding sequence ATGGGCATCACACTGGGCATCGTCGGCTGTGGCGAAGTAGGTGGCATCTTCGGCCGCGGCCTGCTGCACAAGGAAGGCATCGAGGCGGTCTGGGTCTGGGACCTCAAATTCGCCGATCCCGACAGCGGCGCAGCAGCACGGGCGGCCGCCGAAGCCGACGGCCTGCGCGTCGCCTCGGGCATGCAGGCGCTGTGCGCCGCCGCCGATCTGGTGATCTCGGCCGTCACCGCCTCCAGCACCTTCGCGGTGGCCGAGGAAGCGGCGCGCCATGCGCGCGCGGGCAGCCGCTTTCTGGATCTCAACTCGGCCTCGCCCGGCACCAAGCAGCAGGCGGGGGCCGCACTCGAAGCCGCCGGCGTCGGCTACGTGGAAGCCGGCGTGATGACCTCGGTGCCGCCCTACGGCATCCGCGTGCCCATGCTGCTGGGCGGCGCCCAGGCCGAGTCACTGGCCGCCACGCTGTGCGCATGGGGCCTGGACGCGCGCGCCGTGAGCGAGCGGCTCGGCGTGGCCTCGGCCATCAAGATGAGCCGCAGCATCATGATCAAGGGGCTGGAGGCGCTGGTCATCGAAAGCTACACCACGGCGCGGCGCTATGGCGTGGAGGCGCATGTGCTGCCCACGCTCGCGGAGACTTTTCCGCAGATCGACTGGGAGCGCCAGGGCGCCTACTTCTTCAGCCGCGTCGTGCAGCATGGCAAGCGGCGCGCGGAAGAAATGCGCGAAGCCGCGCAGACCGTTCGCGAGACCGGCTTCGAGCCGTTCATGGCAGCGGCCATTGCAGGCAAGCAGGATTGGGTCGCCCAGCAGACGCGCACCGGCCTGTTCGACGGACTGGACGGCAAGAGCCCGTGGCAGGACTACGCCGACCGCCTGATCGGCCGAGGGCAGGGCGGCGAGAAATGA
- a CDS encoding VOC family protein, translating to MNQGIEVVGVYVHDQDEALAFYVGKLGFRVHTDVGNGDYRWLTVQHPEQPSFQLGLFTPGPPVLDAATAQAVRAIVAKGAMPPLVLKVDDCRAAHARLLALGVEFTQEPVDRYGTVDAGFRDPSGNGWKMIQGHG from the coding sequence ATGAATCAGGGCATCGAAGTCGTCGGCGTGTATGTGCACGATCAAGACGAAGCGCTTGCGTTCTATGTAGGGAAACTCGGTTTCCGCGTCCACACGGACGTGGGAAACGGCGACTATCGCTGGCTCACGGTGCAGCACCCCGAGCAGCCGTCGTTCCAGCTCGGCCTGTTCACGCCCGGGCCGCCGGTGCTCGATGCGGCCACGGCGCAGGCGGTGCGCGCCATCGTGGCCAAGGGCGCGATGCCGCCGCTCGTGCTGAAGGTGGACGACTGCCGCGCCGCCCACGCCAGGCTGCTTGCGCTGGGGGTGGAGTTCACGCAGGAGCCGGTGGATCGCTACGGCACCGTGGACGCCGGCTTTCGCGACCCGTCCGGGAACGGGTGGAAGATGATCCAGGGGCACGGCTGA
- a CDS encoding LysR family transcriptional regulator, producing MTPAYSRDKVIDHTHTRALGINLRHLRAFSAVAAAGSIARAADEQLFRVASGVTRSISELEGALGRPLFDRGARGMALNSYGDLVLVRARRIEREFEDARAQLAARGGIGASADVHSLFASILNGRRLAVIASLVEKRNMPAVAREFGITQPAISRALKDLEGGLGVALLERRTRGLVPTPAGDIVAFYFKRVLAELRHIGPDIAACEGMLQGSVNVGALPLGRTQILPLAIASLLAQHPGLHIATVESPYDALAASLRSGDIDFILGALRSSAEAGDLQQEALFEDRISVIARAGHPLARGVRVDFDALRQASWALSRQGTPSRELLERFFSAAREAPPIPAVETGDLAVLRGLLLESDMLTAISAHQLRYEIRDASLVVLDFPLAETRREIGLSQRLGAFPSPGARALMQEIRAVVARSPDFRTKAGSRGQ from the coding sequence ATGACCCCTGCATATTCGCGAGACAAAGTTATCGACCACACGCACACGCGCGCGCTCGGCATCAACCTGCGGCACCTGCGCGCGTTCTCGGCCGTGGCGGCGGCCGGCAGCATCGCCAGGGCCGCGGACGAGCAGCTGTTCCGCGTCGCCTCGGGCGTGACGCGCTCCATCTCCGAGCTCGAAGGCGCGCTCGGCCGACCGCTGTTCGACCGCGGCGCGCGCGGCATGGCGCTCAATTCCTACGGCGACCTGGTGCTGGTGCGCGCGCGCCGCATCGAGCGCGAGTTCGAGGACGCGCGCGCCCAGCTCGCGGCGCGCGGCGGCATCGGTGCCTCCGCCGACGTGCATTCGCTGTTCGCATCGATCCTCAATGGCCGCCGCCTCGCGGTGATTGCGAGCCTGGTCGAAAAGCGCAACATGCCGGCGGTCGCGCGCGAGTTCGGCATCACGCAGCCGGCGATCAGCCGCGCACTGAAGGACCTCGAAGGCGGGCTCGGTGTAGCGCTGCTCGAGCGCAGGACGCGCGGGCTCGTGCCCACGCCGGCCGGCGACATCGTGGCCTTCTATTTCAAGCGCGTGCTCGCGGAGCTGCGCCACATCGGGCCGGACATCGCGGCCTGCGAAGGCATGCTGCAGGGCAGCGTGAACGTGGGGGCGCTGCCGCTCGGCCGCACGCAGATACTGCCGCTGGCCATCGCCTCGCTGCTGGCGCAGCACCCGGGGCTGCACATCGCCACGGTCGAAAGCCCTTATGACGCATTGGCGGCGTCGCTGCGCAGCGGCGACATCGACTTCATCCTCGGCGCGCTGCGCAGCAGCGCCGAGGCCGGCGACCTGCAGCAGGAAGCGCTGTTCGAGGACCGCATCTCGGTGATCGCGCGCGCCGGCCATCCGCTCGCGCGCGGCGTGCGTGTCGACTTCGATGCGCTGCGGCAGGCGAGCTGGGCGCTCTCGCGGCAGGGCACGCCGTCGCGCGAGCTGCTCGAGCGCTTTTTCTCGGCGGCACGCGAAGCGCCGCCCATTCCCGCCGTAGAAACCGGCGACCTCGCCGTGCTGCGCGGCCTGCTGCTCGAGAGCGACATGCTGACCGCGATCTCGGCCCACCAGCTGCGCTACGAGATCCGCGACGCCAGCCTGGTGGTGCTGGACTTTCCGCTCGCGGAGACGCGGCGCGAGATCGGCCTGAGCCAGCGCCTCGGCGCGTTCCCCTCGCCGGGCGCGCGCGCGCTGATGCAGGAGATCCGCGCGGTGGTCGCCCGCTCGCCCGACTTCCGCACCAAGGCAGGAAGCCGCGGCCAGTGA
- a CDS encoding amidohydrolase family protein encodes MIIDCHGHYTTAPKALENWRNQQIAGLKDPALKPRAADLKISDDALRESIEGNQLRLMKERGSDLTIFSPRASFMAHHIGDFETSSTWAAICNELCFRVSELFPDHFIGAAMLPQSPGVDPRSCIPELERCVREYGFVAINLNPDPSGGHWTSPPLSDRHWYPLYEKMVEHDIPAMVHVSTSCNACFHTTGAHYLNADTTAFMQCLTSDLFTDFPTLRFVIPHGGGAVPYHWGRFRGLAQEMKKPLLKDHLLNNIFFDTCVYHQPGIDLLTRVIPVDNILFASEMIGAVRGIDPETGFFYDDTRRYIDATPMLDAKARHKVFEANARRVYPRLDRALIAKGL; translated from the coding sequence ATGATCATCGACTGCCACGGCCACTACACCACGGCGCCCAAGGCGCTGGAGAACTGGCGCAACCAGCAGATCGCGGGCCTGAAGGACCCTGCGCTGAAGCCGCGGGCCGCCGACCTGAAGATCAGCGACGACGCGCTGCGCGAATCGATCGAGGGCAACCAGCTGCGCCTCATGAAGGAACGCGGCAGCGACCTGACGATCTTCAGCCCGCGCGCAAGTTTCATGGCGCATCACATCGGCGATTTCGAAACCTCGTCGACCTGGGCCGCCATCTGCAACGAGCTGTGCTTTCGCGTGAGCGAGCTGTTCCCGGACCATTTCATCGGCGCGGCCATGCTGCCGCAGTCGCCGGGCGTGGACCCGCGCAGCTGCATTCCGGAACTGGAGCGCTGCGTGCGCGAATACGGCTTCGTGGCCATCAACCTCAACCCCGATCCCTCGGGCGGGCACTGGACTTCGCCGCCCTTATCGGACCGCCACTGGTACCCGCTCTACGAGAAGATGGTCGAGCACGACATCCCGGCGATGGTGCATGTGAGCACGAGCTGCAACGCCTGCTTCCACACCACCGGCGCGCACTACCTGAACGCCGACACCACCGCCTTCATGCAATGCCTCACGTCGGACCTGTTCACCGACTTCCCCACGCTGCGCTTCGTGATCCCGCACGGCGGCGGCGCGGTGCCCTACCACTGGGGGCGCTTTCGCGGGCTGGCGCAGGAGATGAAGAAGCCGCTGCTGAAGGACCACCTGCTCAACAACATCTTCTTCGACACTTGCGTGTACCACCAGCCGGGCATCGACCTGCTGACCCGCGTGATTCCGGTCGACAACATCCTGTTTGCGAGCGAGATGATCGGCGCGGTGCGCGGCATCGATCCCGAGACCGGCTTCTTCTACGACGACACGCGCCGCTACATCGACGCCACGCCCATGCTCGACGCGAAGGCGCGACACAAGGTGTTCGAAGCCAACGCGCGCCGCGTCTATCCGCGCCTGGACCGCGCACTCATCGCCAAGGGGCTCTGA
- a CDS encoding sensor histidine kinase → MFRLRLSLAFAVLVALVCIQAVFVYWGSNRVNDYAQHSRLASDILSELLELSTSKQRLRVWASQQLMDANASPEVRDSQLARMQASAETLRNLARRDLSLWGGISAREGVPIPPEVDQLVSVSELLNDNIASVRARLLRLASLERGAEFASVWQELNEVFDMARGRDLRELINGAIERQRKAMPVARAATERGLDQLRQQAVALAALTLAAAIVLALYLNRRLQRPLDRLLEGTQALQAGALEHRIALRSRDEFGRVAEHFNAMAAELQRHRSDADAARRRLEDAVLERTSELSAAHETLQQVDQRRRQLLADLSHELRTPATAIRGEAEIALRGADRPSAEYRETLTRIVGGVKQLTGVIDDLLLIARAEADQLAMRFGTVDLSELLGDATEMAGTLGARHNVRVQLEAPRADLPAVTLQADADRLRQALVIVLDNAVRYSRNGGAVRVSWQWVDGRVQVAVADEGIGIDADELPQVFDRFVRGRRARLHRADGTGIGLSIAQAIVQAHQGCIGIESIPQQGTTVRIELPCHLPIRTQET, encoded by the coding sequence ATGTTCCGCCTTCGCCTGTCGCTCGCATTCGCCGTCCTGGTCGCACTGGTCTGCATCCAGGCCGTTTTCGTCTACTGGGGGTCGAACCGCGTCAACGACTATGCCCAGCACAGCCGGCTGGCCAGCGACATCCTGTCGGAACTGCTGGAACTCTCGACCAGCAAGCAGAGGCTGCGCGTCTGGGCGTCCCAGCAATTGATGGATGCGAACGCGTCGCCCGAGGTGCGCGACAGCCAGCTGGCACGCATGCAGGCCAGCGCGGAGACGCTCAGGAATCTCGCGCGCCGCGACCTGTCCCTTTGGGGCGGTATCTCGGCACGCGAAGGCGTACCCATCCCCCCGGAAGTCGACCAGCTCGTTTCTGTGAGCGAACTGCTCAACGACAACATCGCCTCCGTCCGCGCACGGCTCCTGAGGCTGGCGTCGCTGGAGCGCGGTGCGGAGTTCGCGAGTGTCTGGCAGGAACTCAACGAAGTGTTCGACATGGCGCGTGGCCGGGATTTGCGGGAGTTGATCAACGGCGCCATCGAGCGGCAGCGCAAGGCGATGCCCGTGGCCCGTGCCGCGACGGAACGCGGCCTCGATCAGCTGCGCCAGCAGGCCGTCGCGCTGGCAGCGCTCACGCTGGCTGCAGCCATCGTGCTGGCGCTGTATTTGAACCGGCGGCTGCAGCGGCCGCTGGACCGCCTGCTGGAAGGCACGCAGGCGCTGCAGGCCGGCGCACTGGAGCACCGCATCGCACTGCGTTCGCGCGACGAGTTCGGCCGCGTTGCCGAGCACTTCAACGCAATGGCGGCCGAACTGCAGCGGCACCGCAGCGACGCCGATGCCGCGCGCCGCCGGCTCGAGGATGCGGTGCTGGAGCGCACCAGCGAGCTGAGTGCCGCGCATGAAACGCTGCAACAGGTCGATCAGCGGCGGCGCCAGCTCCTGGCCGATCTCAGCCATGAGCTTCGCACCCCGGCCACCGCCATCCGGGGCGAAGCGGAGATCGCGCTGCGCGGCGCGGACCGGCCTTCGGCCGAATACCGGGAGACGCTGACGCGCATCGTGGGCGGTGTGAAGCAGCTCACCGGCGTGATCGACGATCTGCTTCTGATTGCCCGCGCCGAGGCGGATCAACTGGCAATGCGCTTCGGCACGGTCGACCTGTCGGAGTTGCTGGGCGACGCCACCGAAATGGCCGGCACGCTGGGTGCGCGGCACAACGTTCGCGTTCAGCTCGAGGCACCTCGCGCCGACCTGCCCGCAGTCACGCTGCAGGCCGATGCCGATCGCCTGCGGCAGGCCCTCGTGATCGTGCTCGACAACGCGGTGCGCTATTCGCGCAACGGCGGGGCGGTGCGAGTGAGCTGGCAGTGGGTCGATGGCCGCGTGCAGGTGGCCGTGGCCGACGAGGGGATCGGCATCGATGCGGATGAATTGCCGCAGGTGTTCGATCGCTTCGTGCGCGGCCGCCGCGCGCGCCTGCACCGGGCCGACGGAACCGGCATCGGCTTGTCGATCGCGCAGGCCATCGTGCAGGCCCACCAGGGCTGCATCGGGATCGAGAGCATTCCCCAGCAGGGCACCACGGTGCGCATCGAACTGCCGTGCCACTTGCCCATCCGGACACAAGAAACATGA
- a CDS encoding helix-turn-helix transcriptional regulator: MSGSPSNQDPALLRRLLRARDRMDAASHEEWPVGRLAQVSGVSQAHFARSFKQAFGTPPHRYLLTRRIERAISLLRETDRPITDIAFETGWASLGTFGRTFRDITGSSPSAIRSRAKATPHELGQVPVCIASAAHRPHLTTAVSEKRRLAADGTNEPEQQQEIP; the protein is encoded by the coding sequence ATGAGTGGAAGTCCTTCCAACCAGGATCCCGCGCTGCTGCGGCGGCTGCTGCGCGCCAGGGACCGGATGGACGCCGCATCGCACGAGGAGTGGCCCGTCGGGCGGCTGGCGCAGGTGAGCGGCGTGTCGCAGGCCCACTTCGCGCGATCGTTCAAGCAGGCCTTCGGCACCCCGCCGCACCGCTACCTGCTCACGCGGCGCATCGAGCGGGCAATTTCGCTGCTGCGCGAAACCGATCGGCCCATCACCGACATCGCGTTCGAGACGGGCTGGGCGAGCCTGGGCACCTTCGGGCGCACTTTCCGCGACATCACCGGCAGCAGTCCGAGCGCGATTCGCTCGCGCGCGAAGGCGACGCCGCACGAGCTCGGCCAGGTGCCCGTCTGCATCGCCAGCGCCGCGCACCGGCCCCATCTCACAACCGCAGTTTCGGAGAAGCGGCGCCTGGCGGCAGACGGTACAAACGAGCCCGAACAACAACAGGAGATTCCATGA
- a CDS encoding response regulator transcription factor: protein MNILVVEDDARVADFLLRGLSAEGYRVQLARTGPEGLELVRGNELSLLLLDLMLPGLSGLELCQTLRAEGHHVPVLMLTALSNTEDKVSGLRLGADDYLTKPFAFEELLARIEALLRRGREQRARATTLQVADLVLDRERMEVTRAGKLVPLTAKELAFLELLMAAPGRVYSRERILSNVWGTNEDPLTNIVDVYVRRLRTKIDEGHPVALLKTVRGLGYRLDAALG, encoded by the coding sequence ATGAACATCCTGGTTGTCGAAGACGACGCGCGCGTGGCCGATTTTCTGCTGCGCGGCCTGAGCGCCGAGGGCTACCGCGTGCAGCTTGCGCGCACGGGGCCCGAGGGCCTCGAACTCGTGCGCGGCAACGAGCTGTCGCTGCTGTTGCTGGACCTGATGCTCCCGGGCCTGAGCGGGCTGGAGCTGTGCCAGACTCTTCGCGCCGAAGGCCACCACGTGCCGGTGCTGATGCTCACCGCGTTGAGCAACACCGAGGACAAGGTCAGCGGCCTGCGCCTGGGCGCGGACGACTACCTCACCAAGCCCTTCGCTTTCGAGGAGCTCCTGGCGCGCATCGAGGCCTTGCTGCGACGGGGGCGGGAGCAGCGCGCGAGGGCCACCACGCTGCAGGTGGCCGACCTCGTGCTGGACCGCGAGCGCATGGAGGTGACCCGTGCCGGCAAGCTGGTGCCGCTGACGGCCAAGGAGCTTGCGTTCCTCGAGCTGTTGATGGCGGCGCCAGGCCGCGTCTACAGCCGCGAGCGGATCCTCTCCAATGTGTGGGGCACGAACGAGGATCCGCTGACCAACATCGTCGACGTGTACGTGCGGCGCTTGCGCACCAAGATCGACGAGGGCCATCCGGTGGCCTTGCTGAAGACGGTGCGTGGCCTCGGCTACCGGCTGGATGCCGCGCTGGGCTGA
- a CDS encoding acyl-CoA dehydrogenase family protein has product MFAEPSPKTRELLERLNKFFDQHIYPNEARYHHEMDAFRRQGNAWQVSPLVEELKPVARAAGLWNMFLPHPHRDVPAISNLDYAPLCEVMGRVSWSGEVFNCSAPDTGNMETIERYGTEAQKDEWLAPLLAGEIRSGFLMTEPAVASSDATNIQCTIRREGGEYVINGRKWFSSGAGSPRCKIFIVMGKTDPDAPRHAQQSMVLVPRDTKGITVLRHLSVFGYDDAPHGHMEVLLEDVRVPASNILLGEGRGFEIAQGRLGPGRIHHCMRSIGAAERALELMCDRLRSRVAFGRPLAEQSIWHERIAESRCLIDQARLLTLNAAYKMDTVGNKEARAEIAMIKVVAPNMSCKVVDWAIQAHGAAGVSQDFWLAEAYAHQRTVRIVDGPDEVHRNAIAKLELAKRAAPARA; this is encoded by the coding sequence ATGTTTGCCGAACCCTCCCCCAAGACCCGCGAACTGCTCGAACGCCTGAACAAGTTCTTCGACCAGCACATCTATCCGAACGAAGCGCGCTACCACCACGAGATGGACGCCTTTCGCCGCCAGGGCAATGCCTGGCAGGTCTCGCCGCTCGTCGAGGAACTCAAGCCCGTGGCGCGCGCGGCCGGGCTCTGGAACATGTTCCTGCCCCACCCGCACCGCGACGTGCCGGCCATCTCCAATCTCGACTACGCGCCGCTGTGCGAGGTGATGGGCCGCGTCTCGTGGTCGGGGGAGGTGTTCAACTGCTCGGCGCCCGACACCGGCAACATGGAAACCATCGAGCGCTACGGCACCGAGGCGCAGAAGGACGAATGGCTGGCGCCGCTGCTCGCCGGCGAGATCCGCTCGGGCTTCCTGATGACCGAGCCGGCCGTGGCCTCGTCGGACGCCACCAACATCCAGTGCACGATCCGGCGCGAGGGCGGCGAGTACGTGATCAACGGCCGCAAGTGGTTCTCCTCGGGCGCGGGCAGCCCGCGCTGCAAGATCTTCATCGTGATGGGCAAGACCGACCCCGATGCGCCGCGCCATGCGCAGCAGTCGATGGTGCTGGTGCCGCGCGACACCAAGGGCATCACCGTGCTGCGCCATCTCTCGGTGTTCGGCTACGACGACGCACCGCACGGCCACATGGAAGTGTTGCTGGAGGACGTGCGCGTTCCCGCATCGAACATCCTGCTGGGCGAAGGGCGCGGTTTCGAGATCGCGCAAGGGCGGCTCGGCCCGGGGCGCATTCACCATTGCATGCGCTCGATCGGCGCCGCCGAGCGCGCGCTCGAACTGATGTGCGACCGGCTGCGCAGCCGCGTGGCCTTTGGCCGTCCGCTCGCGGAACAGTCGATATGGCACGAGCGCATTGCCGAATCGCGCTGCCTCATCGACCAGGCGCGCCTCCTCACGCTCAATGCGGCCTACAAGATGGACACCGTGGGCAACAAGGAAGCACGCGCCGAGATCGCGATGATCAAGGTGGTGGCGCCCAACATGTCGTGCAAGGTGGTCGACTGGGCGATCCAGGCACACGGCGCCGCCGGCGTCAGCCAGGACTTCTGGTTGGCCGAAGCCTATGCGCACCAGCGCACGGTGCGCATCGTCGACGGACCCGACGAAGTGCACCGCAACGCCATTGCCAAGCTGGAACTGGCCAAACGCGCCGCGCCGGCGCGCGCGTGA
- a CDS encoding substrate-binding domain-containing protein: MTALTIRGLCSMATRGLLAELAAAHSQRTGVPVSFLAVGGVEAARRVSAGEAFDVVVLASDAIDTLVAQGRLDAAGKVDLVRSGVAVAVPAGAVRPDISTEDALCGAVRAASGIAYSTGPSGVALMALFERWGMADEIRERLVQALPGVPVGALLARGDAALGFQQLSELIGVEGIDLIGPLPPEVQITTVFSAAPVVGCAEPAAVQALLEFMRSAGSAEAKRCHGMAPA; this comes from the coding sequence ATGACGGCACTCACCATCCGGGGCCTCTGTTCGATGGCGACCCGGGGCTTGCTGGCTGAGCTCGCGGCCGCCCATTCGCAACGCACCGGTGTGCCGGTTTCCTTCCTCGCGGTCGGCGGTGTCGAGGCTGCGCGGCGCGTGTCCGCGGGCGAAGCGTTCGACGTGGTGGTGCTGGCCTCGGATGCGATCGACACGCTCGTTGCGCAGGGAAGGCTCGATGCCGCCGGCAAGGTCGACCTGGTCCGTTCGGGCGTGGCCGTGGCGGTGCCTGCGGGCGCGGTGCGTCCCGACATTTCCACCGAAGACGCGCTGTGCGGCGCCGTCCGGGCCGCCTCCGGCATCGCCTATTCGACCGGGCCGAGCGGCGTGGCCTTGATGGCATTGTTCGAGCGCTGGGGCATGGCCGACGAGATCCGCGAGCGCCTGGTGCAGGCGCTGCCCGGCGTGCCGGTCGGCGCGCTGCTCGCACGCGGCGATGCCGCCCTGGGGTTCCAGCAACTGAGCGAGCTGATCGGCGTCGAGGGCATCGATCTGATCGGCCCCTTGCCGCCGGAAGTCCAGATCACCACGGTCTTTTCCGCGGCGCCGGTGGTCGGCTGCGCTGAGCCGGCCGCGGTGCAGGCGCTGCTCGAATTCATGCGGTCGGCGGGCAGCGCCGAGGCCAAGCGCTGCCATGGCATGGCACCGGCCTGA
- a CDS encoding Bug family tripartite tricarboxylate transporter substrate binding protein, whose protein sequence is MARIIGAATPGITRRQACLWSAGSALWLASRSAAAEAYPDRPPHLVVPFTPGGSTDVLARGIGQELGRAWNQAVVVDNVPGAGGSVGAEKVAKAPADGYTLLMGHIGTLAINPSLYPKLGYHPLRSFAPVAWVARVPNVLVVHASVPARTLAELIALAKSKPGQLAYGSGGNGSAAHIAMEYLKLQTGASLLHIPYRGTAPAVNDLLAGQLQALFTGTPALLPHIRAGKLRALAVSSPRRIALLPDVPTVAESGVAGTKDFEADQWYGVVAPAATPGAIVSMLNQQINHSLDSAEVKARLAAEGAEATPATPQAFGQLIASEMARWERVIKSARITVD, encoded by the coding sequence ATGGCTCGCATCATTGGCGCCGCGACACCCGGCATCACCCGTCGCCAGGCCTGCCTCTGGTCCGCAGGCAGCGCGCTCTGGCTCGCGAGCCGCAGCGCCGCGGCCGAGGCCTATCCGGACCGTCCGCCGCACCTCGTCGTTCCGTTCACGCCCGGTGGCTCCACCGACGTGCTGGCGCGCGGCATCGGGCAGGAGCTCGGCCGCGCGTGGAACCAGGCCGTGGTGGTCGACAACGTGCCCGGCGCGGGTGGCTCCGTCGGCGCGGAAAAAGTCGCGAAGGCGCCCGCGGACGGCTACACGCTGCTGATGGGGCACATCGGCACGCTGGCCATCAATCCGTCTCTCTACCCGAAGCTCGGCTACCACCCGCTGCGCAGCTTTGCGCCCGTGGCGTGGGTCGCGCGCGTGCCGAACGTGCTCGTGGTTCATGCGTCGGTGCCGGCGCGCACGCTGGCCGAGCTGATCGCGCTGGCGAAGTCGAAACCGGGCCAGCTGGCCTACGGCTCCGGCGGCAACGGCAGCGCGGCGCACATCGCGATGGAATATCTCAAGCTGCAGACCGGCGCCTCGCTGCTGCACATTCCCTACCGCGGCACCGCGCCGGCCGTGAACGACCTGCTGGCGGGCCAGCTGCAGGCACTCTTCACCGGCACGCCCGCACTGCTGCCGCACATCAGGGCCGGCAAGCTGCGCGCACTTGCGGTGTCGAGCCCGCGCCGCATCGCGCTGCTGCCCGACGTGCCCACGGTGGCCGAGAGCGGCGTGGCCGGCACGAAGGATTTCGAAGCCGACCAGTGGTACGGCGTGGTCGCGCCGGCCGCAACGCCGGGCGCGATCGTCTCGATGCTGAACCAGCAGATCAACCATTCGCTCGATTCGGCGGAGGTCAAGGCGCGCCTCGCGGCCGAAGGTGCCGAGGCCACGCCCGCCACGCCGCAAGCCTTCGGCCAGCTGATCGCGAGCGAAATGGCTCGATGGGAGCGCGTGATCAAGTCGGCCCGCATCACCGTCGATTGA